The DNA segment AATATACTCCAGAACTAATAACAGCTAATACAGTAAAAGTAAGACAAGATGAAAAATTATCAATAGATACTATACTAAAAGCAGTTAATAGTGAAAAATTACCTAAAAATGTAGTTTATGAGTTGGGAGAAGATAAACTAAGTACATTAGGTGAAAATTCTGTTACAGTTAAGGTAATATATAGTGATAAAACAGAAGATATCATAAAAGTTCCAGTTTTTGTCTATACAGACTCTAAGGGAGAAAGTGCGGTGCAACCAGCATTAGAAGAATATCCAGAAGATGAGATTCCTAGTGATTTATTAATCAATGGTGATGTTCAAGTTGATTTTGGAAATGCTGGATTAAAAGGATTGAACCTTGGTGTAACAGAGATTGATGATGTTAATGTAGTAGAAAATATAAAAACTAAATTAGGAGAAGTAAATTCTGTTCGAATTTTGGATTTGAAAATTTTGAAAAAAGGCAAAATAGAGAATCTAGAAAAAGAAAGAATAGTCCGTATAGCATTATCAGATTCTGGGGCTAATAATGTGAGCGTATATCATGTTCAAGAAGATGGAACATTGATCAAGATTGCTTCTAAAATAGTGAACGGTAATGTAGAGTTTAAAATTAATCACTTTAGTATGTTTGCAGTTGTTGGAAGAGTAGTAAATAATGTTGTACCAAAGATAGAGATTGCCAAAACTAACAGTAATATTAACGAGCCGGTACTTGATAATAAACAAAGACCTAAAAATACTACTATCAAGAAATTACCTAATACAGGGATTGATAACACAAAAACAACAGGAATAATAGGGATGACATTGTTAGTAGGAGCTGCATTAGTTAGAAAAAAATTAAAATAACCAAATATAATAGTTTTGCGTACAGTACGACAATATATTAATATAAATTTTAAAGAAGTAATTACTGAGTTTCAAGTGATTACTTCTTTATAGTTAATATTTATTTAGAAAAAACATTTTTCCATTCAGAACGTTTTTCTAAGAATTTTTTCGCTTCTTCTTGTGCTCCTTCAAGAGAGTGAGAAGCAGCCCAGCCACATTGTACTTCGTTACAAGCTGGAACTTCTATAGCCACAAGAACATCTTCTAAAGTTTTAGCAAGGGCCTCTTCAATATCTTCATAGCTATTATTATTTATTACAGAAAGATAGAATCCTGTTTGGCACCCCATAGGCCCAAAATCAAGAACATTATCAAGATGATTTCTAATAAGTTCAGCAATTAAATGTTCAAGTGAATGTAGGCTTGGCATTTTTAGATGTTCCTTATTAGGTTGACAAAATCTAATATCATATTTATAAATTTTATCCCCGTTTTCTCCACTATAAACACCAACAAGGCGAATATAAGGTGCTACTACTTTAGTATGATCAAGGTTGAAACTTTCAACGTTCATTTTTTTCTCAGTCATGATATTCTCCATTTCTATTGTTGTTAAAATTATTATACTATATTTAACTAAAATAAAAAAGAAGAAGAGATGAGTTTGAAATTTATCTCTTCACATTTAATTAGTATTTTTCTATTGGTATAAGTTTGTTCATAATAATCGCCACAATAGCGCCAACTGCGATTGGTGAACCGATTAAATATTGTAAAAATTGTGGTGCACTAGCTTTAAGACCAGCAGGGATAAATAATAATCCGATAGTGAACATTAAAGGAACACCGATAATATATAATTCTCTTTCAGAGAAGTCAAGGTTTTTAACAACTCTAAACCCATTAAGTAGAATAATAATACATACTACTGCAAAAACTCCACCAATAACAGCAGCAGGTATAGAATTGATAATCGCTGAAAGTTTCCCTAAGAATGATAGAACAATAAACCAACCAGATGCAACGACAAAAACTTTTCTACTTGCGACACCGGTAATAGATATAATACCAGCATTCGTAGAGTAACCAGTAACTGGAGTTGCTCCTACTAAAGCAGCTAGAAGACATCCAATACCTTCACCGATAACTCCCCTGTTGATTTGAGTATCGTTAAGAGGCTTAACCATAACAGAGCTCACTGCGTACCATGTACCGGTTGTTTCAGCAAGCAGTACCATATAAATAATAATCATAGTAATAATTGCAGATGCTTCAAAATGTATATCATAGTCTAAAAATAAAATTTTTGGCATTGAGAAAAAACTAGCATCTTTAATTGCCTGAGTGCTAAAACCACCCATTAAATAAGCACAGAAAGTACCTATTCCTAATGAAATAATAACAGAAGAAATTTGGAAAATACGTTTTAACTTACTTGTTATATAATTTCCTAAAGATGAAAAGAAAATTAATGAAGCTGCAGTGATAAATGCAAGTAAGATATTTTGTTTCATAGTTAATCCATTTCCTTCAATGTAAATGTTGTTGACAAACGCAGAAGGTAGAAGTGTTAATCCAACAATCATAATAATAGTACCACTAACTATAGAAGGTATAAAATTTCTAACGATATATTTATAAATACCAGAATATCCAAGAATAATAACTAAAATAGCTCCAACGATGCTTGCGCCAAGAACGGTTCCCAGGTTCTTAGAACCCATATAGATTCCTATAATTGCTCCAAGCGGTATAAAAGATGGACCTTGACAGACAGGTAATCTAAGATAGAATAAAACCTGAATTAAAGAGGCAAGTCCGGCTCCTAAAAATGTAGATTGGATAAGCCCTGCAGCATCACCAGGTGATAATGCAAGTGCGGTTGCTAAAATAAATGGTGGTACATAAACGTCCATTGCTAAAACGTGTTGTAACCCTAAAATTGCGGATTGAGAAAATGGAATATCTTCATCAACTCCAATGGTAAGATGTCTATTTTTCTTCGACATAAAATGAAACTCCTTAAAAAATTTATTTAATAATCGAGTATAACTGCTCGTTCAGTTTAATTTTAAAATTTTACAAAATTAAATATAGTAATTAATAAAGACTAACTTTGTAAAGTGATTAAAATAACATTAATTATTTTTTTAAAACTCTTTTACCTTGAATCCAAACTTCACGAATATTTTCTTTTGTAGAAAGATAAAGTATTTTTTGTAGTAAATGTTTATCTTCTTCATTATCTAGGTAATTAGGTAGTTTATTATTTGGTGTGCTTATATCAATAACTTGAAAATCGCAAATGTACCCTTTTTTAAATATACCAAGCGGAAGTTTGAGTGCTTTTCCACCGCCGTGAGTTGCAAGATAAAATGCTTCAAAAATAGATACTTTTGAGTTGTTAATCCCACGTTGATTAGAAGGTAGATTATTATCAACTCCATCATTTAATAGGCGACTAGACATAACGGTTTGTTTGATATTATCATATAAACTTGGAGAAAAACCACCCGATATATCAGTTCCTAAACAAATATTTACACCTTCATTTTTAAGTTTGTTTACTGGTAGAACGGCGTTAGCGAAGTATGAGTTTGAAATAGGACAATGACAAACAGATGAGTGATTATGTGAGAAAATTTTTGCATCGCTACTGTTAATAAAATTTCCATGAGCCATAACTGCTTTGTCGGTTAAAAGACCAAAACTAGCCAATACTTCAGTATCACGACGACCAAATCTTTCAGAAACAAAATTATGTTCCCAATCACTCTCACTACAATGACTTTGAATGTAAGTATTATATTTTTTGGCTAAAACACCCAATCCTTTTAGTGCTTCATCAGTACAACTAGGAACAAAGCGTGGTGTAATAACTGGATAGACACCTTGAGGCACGTTTTTCCCTAATGCTGCAACATCCTTTATGAATTGTTCAGTATTTTTTAATGCTTCTTTCGTTGAATAATCGCGATAAAAATTTGGGTTCATAGTTTTATCATCCATAACGACTTTTCCGACGAATCCACGTTGACCAAGGTCAGCGCAAATTTTTGCAAGTTCAAGTGTTGCTTCGTTATGGATAGTACCGAAATACATAGCAGATGTAGTTCCGTTAGCAAGTAGAGTTTTTACTAAATCGGTATAAACTTCTTTTGCATAATTAACGTCTTCGTACTTAGCTTCTAAAGGGAAGGTGAAATTATCTAACCAACAACTAAGTTCATCATCAAGTGCTAATCCTGCTTGTGGCCATTGAGGAGCATGGATATGTAAATCTATAAATCCTGGTAAAAGTATCTTATCCCCAAAATCATAAAAATTTTGATGAGAAGAATATTCAGTTAATTTTTCCGCATAATTAGGATCATTATTTCTTATAACTTCATTAATAATTCCATTTTCTAATACTGTGATGATAGCATCTTTTAAAAATTCGATTTTTCCGTAGTGAATGCTATGAAAAAGAGATGCTTTAAAAATATTTTTTATAGTCATATGTTTATATCTCCTTATAAGTTTAATAAATATACCACAAGAACCGAACTATGTCAATAAAAAAAATATAAAATCAAGTGTAAAACATCTAACCTTGAGTTCTTTTTATATTTACCTTAGGTAATGTACGGTTTTAGAGATATAAAGGTGGATTTATAATAGTGGTAATAACTTCGATGTAATAATTTAAATATACATATAAAAAAGAGAAATATATATAAAACTCTTTATTTTTTAAAAATAAATATAGATATAAGAATATTATAAAAAATGAACAAATTTAATAGAATATTAGTTAGAAGGTAAAATAGTATTGCTTAATTAGAAATAATTTGTAAGGTAAGAAATAGTTAGAAAAAAAATAATAAAAGTGGATTAATTATCTTCTTTTATTATTTTTCTTTGTATATAAATTTTTAATAATTATAGTTAATATTATTATTAAGTATAGTATAATAAAGGTTTTTATGTGATATTGACTTATACTTATATTTAATGTATTTTTTATATAAAAAAAGTATAAAATAGGAAAGATTATTAGACCTATTACATCATAATATTTGTTATTCATAATTAAATTACTCCTAAAGACAAGATTAAAGCAGGCAACTTAAATGTTTTTATTTTCCTAAAACTAATATCTTTGGTTATATATTAGTTTATTTATTAAGTATATACTTGTTAACTAAAATATATCATGAAAGTCTGATAAAATCAACTAAGAAAATAAAAATACATTTTCTATAATTATTAATAAAGATATGGTAAAAAAGCTAGAGCGATTTGGGTAAAATAGCTAGAAGAGTAAGTCTTTTATTTTAATCATTTACTTTAGTGAACTAAAGATATAACAAGAAAAACTCTACTTTATAGGTGAATTTTTAAGGACGCTTCTTCAACTAATTAATAAGGGAAATAAAAAGTGTAGTTAGTAATGAGCTAAAACGTTCATATAAAAATATTTATACTTAAAGAGGTTTATACTTTTAAAAAATATACTACAATTTTTGAACAGTATTTAGTGAATATTTCCCCTTATAATTGCACAAAAAGATTTAGAACTCAAACCTAGAAAAATTATTATTTTTAATGAAATTTTTTTCGTTTTTTTACCTTGATAAAAAACCGAAGATATGTAATCTTCGGTATAATTATTATCTAAATTCTTTTCTTTCTTTTGAAACCAGGGCGTTCACTCTAGTTTTTGCTTCTTCTAAGTAATTTTCTCCATTTTTAAGAAGTGAGCAGATAATATCTGTTATTTCTATAAAATCTTCTTCAATATAGCCTTTAGTAGTCATTGCGGGAACCCCTAAACGAAGACCACTAGTCTTCATAGGAGGTAGTGTATCAAAAGGAATACCATTTTTATTACACGTTATATTAGCTTTACTCAATAAAAGGCTAGCATCATGACCAGTTACTCCATAAGTAGAGTACGTATCGATTAAACATAAATGGTTATCACTACCATCGCTAATAACAGGAATATTATTTTCTTTAAAAGTATTCACCATTACTTGAATGTTTTTTAGAACTTGTTCTTGATAGATTTTAAATTCTGGTTTTAATGCTTCTGCAAAGCAAATTGCTTTAGCAGCTACGATATGTTCTAATGGACCACCTTGTGCCCCGGGGAAAATCATTTTATTGATTTTTGTTGCAATTTCTTCATTGTTCGTTAAAATAACTCCACCACGTGGGCCTCTAAGAGTTTTATGGGTTGTAGATGTTACAACATCAGCATAAGGAAGAGGGCTAGGATGAAGCCCAGTAGCCACAAGCCCAGCGATATGAGCCATATCAACCATAAGATATGCACCTACCTCATCAGCAATTTCTCTAAATTTAGCAAAGTCAATTATACGAGAGTAGGCACTAGCTCCAGCAATAATCATTTTAGGTTGGTGTTCTTTGGCTAATTTTAAAACTTCATTATAGTTAATAGTATGAGTATCTTTTGTTACTCCGTAAGATACAACATTATATAACTTTCCAGAAAAGTTTACACGGCTTCCATGAGTTAAGTGCCCGCCAGCATCCATACTCATACCTAAAACAGTATCACCAGGAGAAAGTAATGCCATATACACCGCGATGTTAGCACTAGAACCTGAGTGAGCTTGAACGTTAGCAAATTTTGCACCAAATAATTCTTTAAGACGCTCGATAGCTAAGCTTTCAATTTCATCAACAACCTCACACCCATCATAATATCTTTTACCAGGATAACCTTCAGCGTATTTGTTAGTTAATATACTTCCAGTAGCTTTTAAAATATCTTGCGATACAAAGTTTTCACTAGCTATAAGCTCGATATTCGTATTTTGTCTGTGTTGTTCTTTTTCAATAAGTTCAAAAATTTTATCCATAAAAACACTCCTTTATAAATAATTTGTAAGGAAAAGAAGAGGTATCATTTTTATACTATATTACTATATAATTAAAAAACAGAAATTGTACTAATTGATAAATACAATTATATTCTTTACCTTATAATTCAATATAATAGCATATACTTTAAGAAAAGCAAAATAAAAGTAATTCACATAATTTTCTGTTTTGTGTAAATATATAATGAACGTAGTTAATATATTTTAAAACTTTCTTATTTTTAGTGTTACTGGCCTAAATTTAGTAGAAATTAGAAAATATTTATGCTATAATAATAAGCGGAATACGTCTGTATTACTATCGAACCAAAATTTTAAGGAGAAAATTTAATATGCTTGTAGATAAACCATTGAAGCTGTTTTCATTGAACTCTAATATTCCATTAGCGAAACAAGTAGCAAAGTCACTAGGAGTAGAGCTAAGTAAATGTAGTGTTAAAAAATTTAGTGACGGAGAGGTTTCTATTAATATAGAGGAAAGCGTACGTGGATGTGAAGTTTTTGTTATTCAATCTACTAGTGGTCCTGTAAATGACAACTTAATGACACTATTGATTATGATTGATGCATTAAAACGTGCCTCTGTAGATACTATTAACGTTGTAATACCTTATTATGGGTATGCACGTCAAGATAGAAAAGCGAGAAGTCGTGAACCAATTACAGCAAAATTAGTGGCAAACTTATTAGAAACTGCAGGAGCAAATCGTATTATTGCTTTAGATCTTCATGCATTACAAATTCAAGGATTCTTTGATATTCCAGTAGATCACTTGATGGCAGTGCCTATTATTGCTGAATACTTCAAAGGCAAACTTTCTAATATGGAAGAAGTAGTTGTAGTATCACCAGATCATGGAGGAGTTACTCGTGCGAGAAAATTAGCTGATGCTCTTAATACACCTATTGCAATAATTGATAAGAGAAGACCTAAACCAAATGTTGCTGAGGTTATGAATATTGTTGGAAATATCGAAGGGAAGATTTGCATTCTTATCGACGACATAATTGATACAGCAGGTACAATTACTTTAGGTGCTCAAGCACTTAAAGATAGAGGGGCAAAAGAAGTTTATGCAAGTTGTTCGCATGCGGTATTAAGTGGACAAGCATTAGAAAGAATAGAAAATTCTCCAATTAAAGAATTAGTATATGCTAATACAATAGATATACCTGAAGAGAAAAAATTAGATAAAATGGTTCCACTATGTGTTGGTGATTTAATAGCTAAGGCTATTTATAGAATACACCATAATGAACCAGTAAGTGTTCTTTTTGAATAATTTTAAAAAATAAAAATAAAAAGGAGGCAACGAGTTCGTTGCCTTCTTTAAGTAGTTCTAATAGAGTCGATAGTAAAATATATATTGAAAGAGGCAACAAATGAAATTAATAGTAGGATTAGGAAATCCAGGAAAACAATATGAAAATACAAGACATAATATAGGTTTCATGATTTTAGACGAACTTGCAAAAGCGTGGAATATAAATTTTGATAAAAATAAATTTAATGCTGATTATGCGATAACGTACTACAATGGAATTAAATATTTACTTATAAAACCGACAACTTACATGAACCTTTCAGGTGAAGCGTTAAGAAAATTTTATGATTATTTTGAAATTGACATAGAAGATATTCTAGTAATCTATGATGATTTAGATACAAAGACAGCTAACTTTAAATTAAAAGCTAAAGGAAGTAGCGGTGGTCATAATGGTCTCAAGAGTATTATAAGTCACCTTGGAACTGAAAAATTCAATCGTTTAAAAATAGGAATAGATAGACCAACTCCACCTATGAAAGTAGTAGATTATGTGCTAGGAAGATTTTCTAAAGATGAAATGATAGATATTGAAAAGATTTACTCAAAGAGTATAAATTGTATAGAAGATTTTTCAAAAATGAGTTTTGTGGAATTAATGAATAAATATAATTAGTATAAAAGCAGTGATAAAAAATGAGTAGGAAACTTGTTTTGAGTCCTGCTCTTTGTCATGGAAAGATAAGGAGAGAGCATGTTAAAACAAGAATTGTTGAAGATAGTAGATTTTGATTATGACAAAAAAATTAATAATATTGGAATTTATGGACAAAATATAACAACAAAAGTATTAGAAATTTATAATGAATTTGTTAAAAGCAATAAGAATGTTGTTGTAATTACACAAGATAAAGCGGAAGCAGAAGAACTTTTTTCATTGATTACTACATTAGAAAAAGAAACATATATTTATCCAGAAATAGATATTTTAAAAAGACACACAGCTAAAAGTAATGATTTAGTACAAAATTCTATAAAAGTGCTGGAAAACTTAGTTTCAAAAGTTCCAAGTATAATAATTATTCCTATTGAAGCAAGCTACAGAACATTAAAAGATCCTGAAAAATTTTTGAATACTACATTTGAAATTAATATAGAGACATTAATAAATTTTGAGGACTTGCAGAAAAAACTAGTTAATATGGGTTATAATCGTGTTGACAGTGTCGATGTAGTAGGAGAATTTTCGAAAAGAGGAAGTATAGTTGATATTTTTAGTCCATTAAATGAAAAACCTATACGCTTGGATTTTTTCGATGATGAGTTAGATAGTATTCGTACTTTTGATGAAATTACGCAAAAATCTCTAGAAAAAGTAGAAAATGTGACTATATATCCAACGAATGACTTTTTCTTAACGAATGAAGAAAAAGATATTGCCGTAACAAAAATATTAGAACGATTGAAAGATGAAAAACTTAAACAAGAGGAAAACTATAAGGATATTAGTGACTATTTACAAGAAAAAATAGAAATATATAGAGCTACTGGGGATTTTAGTGAATTAGAGAGTTTTTCTAATCTAATATATGAACATACTTTTAGTATTGCAGATTATTTTACAGAGGATGTTGTTATTTTCTTTGATAATTATCATAAAATCACAGAAAAAGTTGAAAGTTTGCGTCAGTATTTCTTAACAAATTTACAAGAAATTAATAGAACATATATTCACCAAAATATTGTTGATGATAATGCATTTGAAAAAATTCAAAATAAAAAAGTGAGAAAGTACTATTTATCTAATTTAAAATTAAACGAAAAGATTATAGAGAAAAACTATAATATAGATATTACGGACCTGGTGTATTATGTTAATGAAGAATACTTAACTAAAGAAATAAGAGAAAAGTTAGATAATGATTATAAAGTTTTAATTTCTTTAAATACTCAAAAACAAAAAGATTATGTTGAAAAGATTTTATTTGATAATTATTTTTATGATGATATTTATTACGGAATAAAAAATGGGAAGATTTTCATTGACGTTAATAAATACCATTTGAAAGGTTTTGAAGATAAGAAAAATAAAATATTTTTATTAACACCGCGTGAATTATTTACAGAAGAAGAACGAAAAAAACGTCGTGTAAAATTTAAATATACAAATTCTGAAAAAATAAGAAATTATCAAGAATTAAATATTGGCGATTATATTGTTCATATAAGCCACGGTATTGGTCTTTATGAGGGAATAGAGAATATCGAAGTCAACGGAGTGTATAAAGATTTTTTAAAAATAGTTTATGATGGTGGAGATGTTATTTATGTTGATATTAACAATATGAATTATATTCAAAAATATACTGCTTCAACAGATAACAGAAAACCACAACTAAATAAACTTGGAACTAAAAAATGGCAACAAGTAAAAATAAAGTTCGTCGTGAAATTGAAGATATTTCGGAAGACTTGATTAAATTGTATATAAAACGTGAATTAAGTTCAGGTTATGCATATAGTTTTGATAGTAGCTTGCAACAAGAATTTGAAGATGACTTTTCTTTTATACCTACCGATGATCAATTAAAAGCAACTGAAGAAATAAAACGTGATATGGAAAAACAACGTCCAATGGACAGGCTCTTATGTGGAGATGTAGGTTTTGGGAAAACTGAAGTTGCCATGCGTATTGCGTTTAAA comes from the Gemella morbillorum genome and includes:
- the pth gene encoding aminoacyl-tRNA hydrolase, with protein sequence MKLIVGLGNPGKQYENTRHNIGFMILDELAKAWNINFDKNKFNADYAITYYNGIKYLLIKPTTYMNLSGEALRKFYDYFEIDIEDILVIYDDLDTKTANFKLKAKGSSGGHNGLKSIISHLGTEKFNRLKIGIDRPTPPMKVVDYVLGRFSKDEMIDIEKIYSKSINCIEDFSKMSFVELMNKYN
- a CDS encoding CarD family transcriptional regulator; translation: MLKQELLKIVDFDYDKKINNIGIYGQNITTKVLEIYNEFVKSNKNVVVITQDKAEAEELFSLITTLEKETYIYPEIDILKRHTAKSNDLVQNSIKVLENLVSKVPSIIIIPIEASYRTLKDPEKFLNTTFEINIETLINFEDLQKKLVNMGYNRVDSVDVVGEFSKRGSIVDIFSPLNEKPIRLDFFDDELDSIRTFDEITQKSLEKVENVTIYPTNDFFLTNEEKDIAVTKILERLKDEKLKQEENYKDISDYLQEKIEIYRATGDFSELESFSNLIYEHTFSIADYFTEDVVIFFDNYHKITEKVESLRQYFLTNLQEINRTYIHQNIVDDNAFEKIQNKKVRKYYLSNLKLNEKIIEKNYNIDITDLVYYVNEEYLTKEIREKLDNDYKVLISLNTQKQKDYVEKILFDNYFYDDIYYGIKNGKIFIDVNKYHLKGFEDKKNKIFLLTPRELFTEEERKKRRVKFKYTNSEKIRNYQELNIGDYIVHISHGIGLYEGIENIEVNGVYKDFLKIVYDGGDVIYVDINNMNYIQKYTASTDNRKPQLNKLGTKKWQQVKIKFVVKLKIFRKT
- a CDS encoding uracil-xanthine permease family protein gives rise to the protein MSKKNRHLTIGVDEDIPFSQSAILGLQHVLAMDVYVPPFILATALALSPGDAAGLIQSTFLGAGLASLIQVLFYLRLPVCQGPSFIPLGAIIGIYMGSKNLGTVLGASIVGAILVIILGYSGIYKYIVRNFIPSIVSGTIIMIVGLTLLPSAFVNNIYIEGNGLTMKQNILLAFITAASLIFFSSLGNYITSKLKRIFQISSVIISLGIGTFCAYLMGGFSTQAIKDASFFSMPKILFLDYDIHFEASAIITMIIIYMVLLAETTGTWYAVSSVMVKPLNDTQINRGVIGEGIGCLLAALVGATPVTGYSTNAGIISITGVASRKVFVVASGWFIVLSFLGKLSAIINSIPAAVIGGVFAVVCIIILLNGFRVVKNLDFSERELYIIGVPLMFTIGLLFIPAGLKASAPQFLQYLIGSPIAVGAIVAIIMNKLIPIEKY
- the guaD gene encoding guanine deaminase translates to MTIKNIFKASLFHSIHYGKIEFLKDAIITVLENGIINEVIRNNDPNYAEKLTEYSSHQNFYDFGDKILLPGFIDLHIHAPQWPQAGLALDDELSCWLDNFTFPLEAKYEDVNYAKEVYTDLVKTLLANGTTSAMYFGTIHNEATLELAKICADLGQRGFVGKVVMDDKTMNPNFYRDYSTKEALKNTEQFIKDVAALGKNVPQGVYPVITPRFVPSCTDEALKGLGVLAKKYNTYIQSHCSESDWEHNFVSERFGRRDTEVLASFGLLTDKAVMAHGNFINSSDAKIFSHNHSSVCHCPISNSYFANAVLPVNKLKNEGVNICLGTDISGGFSPSLYDNIKQTVMSSRLLNDGVDNNLPSNQRGINNSKVSIFEAFYLATHGGGKALKLPLGIFKKGYICDFQVIDISTPNNKLPNYLDNEEDKHLLQKILYLSTKENIREVWIQGKRVLKK
- the glyA gene encoding serine hydroxymethyltransferase — its product is MDKIFELIEKEQHRQNTNIELIASENFVSQDILKATGSILTNKYAEGYPGKRYYDGCEVVDEIESLAIERLKELFGAKFANVQAHSGSSANIAVYMALLSPGDTVLGMSMDAGGHLTHGSRVNFSGKLYNVVSYGVTKDTHTINYNEVLKLAKEHQPKMIIAGASAYSRIIDFAKFREIADEVGAYLMVDMAHIAGLVATGLHPSPLPYADVVTSTTHKTLRGPRGGVILTNNEEIATKINKMIFPGAQGGPLEHIVAAKAICFAEALKPEFKIYQEQVLKNIQVMVNTFKENNIPVISDGSDNHLCLIDTYSTYGVTGHDASLLLSKANITCNKNGIPFDTLPPMKTSGLRLGVPAMTTKGYIEEDFIEITDIICSLLKNGENYLEEAKTRVNALVSKERKEFR
- a CDS encoding S-ribosylhomocysteine lyase, with the protein product MTEKKMNVESFNLDHTKVVAPYIRLVGVYSGENGDKIYKYDIRFCQPNKEHLKMPSLHSLEHLIAELIRNHLDNVLDFGPMGCQTGFYLSVINNNSYEDIEEALAKTLEDVLVAIEVPACNEVQCGWAASHSLEGAQEEAKKFLEKRSEWKNVFSK
- a CDS encoding ribose-phosphate diphosphokinase; this encodes MLVDKPLKLFSLNSNIPLAKQVAKSLGVELSKCSVKKFSDGEVSINIEESVRGCEVFVIQSTSGPVNDNLMTLLIMIDALKRASVDTINVVIPYYGYARQDRKARSREPITAKLVANLLETAGANRIIALDLHALQIQGFFDIPVDHLMAVPIIAEYFKGKLSNMEEVVVVSPDHGGVTRARKLADALNTPIAIIDKRRPKPNVAEVMNIVGNIEGKICILIDDIIDTAGTITLGAQALKDRGAKEVYASCSHAVLSGQALERIENSPIKELVYANTIDIPEEKKLDKMVPLCVGDLIAKAIYRIHHNEPVSVLFE